The Eleftheria terrae genome has a window encoding:
- a CDS encoding AEC family transporter yields the protein MQGLALIAVCLLIGAGLARSERLPDNFCAVLNLFAVRVALPALVLKHLHGMVFDASVWLPLLTPWLVFALAALAAHLAGRFWGLRRDTVGCLTLVCGTGNTSIVGIPLVQAFVGVPAVGYAVVVDQSNFVVMCTLGMMAASLYAGGAQDGRRMWRQMLGYRPLQMMVLALLLRPLAFPAWLEQTLSVLGGTLTPIALVSVGASLRRPSDSGTVRNFLIGAGIKLLLVPAVVLLVWSQLPGPRELAFTTSVLQAAMPPMIIAGLIATEKQLDPPLTQMLIGIGIPLSFVTTALWLGVLQLG from the coding sequence ATGCAGGGATTGGCGCTCATCGCGGTGTGCTTGTTGATCGGCGCGGGCCTGGCCCGCAGCGAACGGCTGCCCGACAACTTCTGCGCCGTGCTCAACCTGTTTGCGGTGCGGGTGGCCTTGCCGGCGCTGGTGCTCAAGCACCTGCACGGCATGGTGTTCGATGCCAGCGTGTGGCTGCCGTTGCTGACACCCTGGCTGGTGTTCGCGCTGGCGGCGCTGGCGGCCCACCTGGCGGGGCGCTTCTGGGGGCTGCGGCGCGACACCGTGGGCTGCCTGACGCTGGTGTGCGGCACCGGCAACACCTCCATCGTCGGCATCCCGCTGGTGCAGGCCTTCGTCGGCGTACCGGCGGTCGGCTATGCAGTGGTGGTGGACCAGTCGAACTTCGTCGTGATGTGCACCCTCGGCATGATGGCCGCCAGCCTGTATGCCGGCGGCGCGCAGGACGGGCGGCGCATGTGGCGCCAGATGCTGGGTTACCGGCCGCTGCAGATGATGGTGCTGGCCCTGCTGCTGCGGCCGCTGGCCTTCCCGGCCTGGCTCGAGCAGACGCTGTCGGTGCTCGGCGGCACGCTCACGCCGATCGCCCTGGTGTCGGTCGGCGCCAGCCTGCGCAGGCCGAGCGACAGCGGCACGGTGCGCAACTTCCTGATTGGCGCCGGCATCAAGCTGCTGCTGGTGCCGGCTGTCGTGCTGCTGGTGTGGAGCCAGCTGCCGGGGCCGCGTGAGCTCGCCTTCACCACCTCGGTGCTGCAGGCCGCCATGCCGCCGATGATCATCGCCGGCCTGATTGCCACCGAGAAGCAGCTGGACCCGCCGCTGACGCAGATGCTGATCGGTATCGGCATTCCGCTGTCGTTCGTGACGACGGCCTTGTGGCTGGGGGTGCTGCAACTGGGATGA
- a CDS encoding fatty acyl-AMP ligase, producing the protein MQAVQDALARCRSFETPAAPAPARHFAEVLQFRAATTPQEFAYALLGFGQRPDLVMSYADMHRRALAIAARLLAHGRVGDPVLLVFPSAHGFIEAFFGCLYAGRVAVPALPPRIERERRRLLGIVADCRPAAVLCGSADLAPLCQELMAAGHGGLPCVAVEEIPDDGSEPALPRIDAQALAFLQYTSGSTAVPKGVMVGHDNLLHNEGLLRRYFGADQERWMMVSWLPHYHDMGLMAGILLPLFAGRPGVFFSPQDFLQQPTRWLRALSTFGGTCSGAANFGYELCVRRAPRMNVAELDLSGWRYAFNGAEPVREDTMRRFAEVFAPAGFRYEHFAPGYGLAEATLLTTSKFPGEAPRVRELDAAALAEGRFLPATGGGRTVALASVGQVGPSGQQLRIIDPGSGQALPPLQVGEICLAGGSVCRGYFGQDALSEDIFHAYRSPELPGGLLRTGDLGCVDQDGHLFITGRLKDVIIHNGVNHYPQDIEAAVEDACEQVRPGRLAAFAVEQASGSEVLLVFEALPGLDFATVAPALIDHVWSTCQLKLDGLLCVKKGQIPLTSSGKIQRSACRRLLLGGEFSVLALHGSEAMQARWRHLLLPAAGDGVEAAGVPLAAI; encoded by the coding sequence ATGCAAGCCGTCCAAGACGCGCTGGCCCGCTGCCGCAGCTTCGAGACCCCGGCGGCCCCCGCGCCGGCCCGCCATTTCGCCGAGGTGCTGCAGTTCCGCGCCGCCACCACGCCGCAGGAGTTCGCCTATGCGCTGCTCGGCTTCGGCCAGCGGCCCGACCTGGTGATGTCGTATGCCGACATGCACCGCCGCGCGCTCGCCATCGCCGCCCGGCTGCTGGCCCATGGCCGGGTGGGCGATCCGGTGCTGCTGGTCTTTCCGTCGGCGCACGGGTTCATCGAGGCCTTCTTCGGCTGCCTGTACGCCGGCCGGGTGGCGGTGCCGGCGCTGCCGCCGCGCATCGAGCGCGAGCGCCGGCGGCTGCTGGGCATCGTGGCCGACTGCCGGCCCGCCGCCGTGCTGTGCGGCAGCGCCGACCTGGCGCCGCTGTGCCAGGAGCTGATGGCCGCCGGACACGGCGGGCTGCCTTGCGTGGCCGTCGAGGAAATCCCGGACGACGGCAGCGAGCCGGCGCTGCCGCGCATCGACGCACAGGCCCTCGCCTTCCTGCAGTACACCTCGGGCTCCACCGCCGTGCCCAAGGGGGTCATGGTCGGGCACGACAACCTGCTGCACAACGAGGGCCTGCTGCGGCGCTACTTTGGCGCCGACCAGGAACGCTGGATGATGGTGTCCTGGCTGCCGCACTACCACGACATGGGCCTGATGGCCGGCATCCTGCTGCCGCTGTTCGCCGGCCGGCCCGGCGTGTTCTTCTCGCCGCAGGACTTCCTGCAGCAGCCCACCCGCTGGCTGCGCGCCCTGTCCACCTTCGGCGGCACCTGCAGCGGCGCAGCCAATTTCGGCTACGAGCTGTGCGTGCGACGTGCCCCGCGCATGAACGTGGCCGAGCTGGACCTGTCGGGCTGGCGCTATGCCTTCAACGGCGCGGAGCCGGTGCGCGAGGACACCATGCGCCGCTTCGCCGAGGTGTTCGCCCCGGCCGGCTTCCGTTACGAGCACTTTGCCCCCGGCTACGGGCTGGCCGAGGCCACGCTGCTGACGACGTCGAAGTTCCCGGGCGAAGCGCCGCGCGTGCGCGAGCTGGACGCCGCGGCACTGGCCGAAGGCCGTTTCCTGCCCGCCACCGGCGGTGGGCGCACGGTGGCGCTTGCCTCGGTCGGCCAGGTCGGGCCCAGCGGGCAGCAACTGCGCATCATCGACCCGGGCAGCGGCCAGGCCTTGCCACCATTGCAGGTGGGCGAGATCTGCCTGGCCGGCGGCAGCGTCTGCCGCGGCTACTTCGGCCAGGACGCGCTGTCCGAGGACATCTTCCATGCCTATCGCTCGCCCGAGCTGCCTGGCGGCCTCTTGCGCACCGGCGACCTCGGCTGCGTGGACCAGGACGGCCACCTGTTCATCACCGGCCGGCTGAAGGACGTCATCATCCACAACGGTGTCAACCACTATCCGCAGGACATCGAGGCCGCGGTGGAGGACGCCTGCGAGCAGGTGCGCCCGGGCCGGCTGGCCGCCTTTGCCGTCGAGCAGGCCTCAGGCAGCGAGGTGCTGCTGGTGTTCGAGGCGCTGCCCGGGCTGGACTTCGCCACGGTGGCGCCGGCCTTGATCGACCACGTCTGGAGCACCTGCCAGCTGAAGCTGGACGGCCTGCTGTGCGTGAAAAAGGGGCAGATCCCGCTCACCTCCAGCGGCAAGATCCAGCGCTCGGCCTGCCGCCGCCTGCTGCTGGGCGGCGAATTCTCGGTGCTGGCTTTGCACGGCAGCGAAGCGATGCAGGCCCGCTGGCGCCACCTGCTGCTGCCGGCCGCGGGCGACGGGGTCGAGGCGGCCGGCGTGCCGCTGGCCGCGATCTGA
- the fabD gene encoding ACP S-malonyltransferase codes for MRAIVFPGQGSQGVGMGAGLFERHAALLEQADEVMGLSMRRLCLEDPDGWLAQTRYAQPAIFLVNALHWLSWVEDHGGEVAAFAGHSLGEYNALLAAGAFDFRSGMQIVKRRGELFARAGGGMAAVVGLPAAQLRALLEAEGLGELDLANLNSLEQTVLAGELAALARARERLEGRPGITVVPLKVSGAFHCRHMRPLKDEFDAFLQGFALADPARMVVSNVTARPYQPGQVAEHLVEQLDHPVRWRESVRFLRRQSVDDWLELGHGRVLTRLLQAIEREAQVPALQAG; via the coding sequence ATGCGGGCCATCGTGTTTCCCGGCCAGGGCTCGCAGGGCGTCGGCATGGGCGCGGGCCTGTTCGAGCGCCATGCGGCGCTGCTGGAGCAGGCCGACGAGGTGATGGGCCTGTCGATGCGCCGGCTCTGCCTCGAGGACCCCGACGGCTGGCTGGCGCAGACCCGCTATGCGCAGCCCGCCATTTTCCTGGTGAACGCGCTGCACTGGCTGTCGTGGGTCGAGGACCACGGCGGCGAGGTGGCCGCGTTTGCCGGCCACAGCCTGGGCGAGTACAACGCGCTGCTGGCCGCCGGTGCATTCGATTTCCGCAGCGGGATGCAAATCGTCAAGCGGCGTGGCGAGCTGTTCGCCCGCGCAGGCGGCGGCATGGCCGCGGTGGTGGGGCTGCCGGCCGCGCAGCTGCGGGCGCTGCTCGAGGCCGAGGGCCTGGGCGAGCTGGACCTGGCCAACCTCAACAGCCTGGAGCAAACGGTGCTTGCCGGCGAGCTGGCCGCGCTCGCCCGGGCGCGCGAGCGGCTGGAAGGCCGGCCCGGCATCACGGTGGTGCCGCTCAAGGTCAGCGGTGCCTTCCATTGCCGCCACATGCGGCCGCTGAAGGACGAGTTCGACGCCTTCCTGCAGGGCTTTGCGCTGGCCGACCCGGCGCGCATGGTGGTCTCCAACGTCACGGCGCGGCCCTACCAGCCGGGCCAGGTGGCCGAGCACCTGGTGGAGCAGCTCGACCACCCGGTGCGCTGGCGCGAGTCGGTGCGCTTCCTGCGCCGCCAGAGCGTGGATGACTGGCTGGAGCTGGGCCACGGCCGGGTGCTCACCCGGCTGCTGCAGGCCATCGAGCGCGAGGCCCAGGTGCCCGCGCTGCAGGCCGGCTGA
- a CDS encoding AMP-binding protein, giving the protein MNHASPQDQLQQLGRQVLGTEAFGPGASMASLGAWTSLKHVQLLGRLAEAFDLDIELEEAYRLDSFERLLQYIEQQSEAPAPAAADAGESTIGALFAARAQALPEAPFLIFPKEDSRYTYRGFHQLASAAAARLSSHGLRRGERLCVVMPNGPEFLAHYFAAHLLGLVLVPINPALTAAELAYIVRDSGARLALFDRQLAAAREAAAGLLDGVRLLLADATSGHGIEALQAGGDTGLLAPAAGIAADDPAGILYTSGTTGHPKGVVLSHRNFLADAAALAQWFGFEPGTRTMCILPMFHNNGQVITLLSPLQVGGSSVILEGRSALMSFWKMIDQHQVHWTSVMPAFLSTFLEFGLKRTDQSLRGIVCGGQVLLEEMRNRFEARYQVPVFEGYGLTETTSFSTMNRHPAALRRSGSIGVALPCNEMKVVDEDGRTLPPGQTGEILIRGGNVTRGYHHLPEVTERRLQDGWLHTGDHGWQDAEGHFYFATRLDDLIIKGGENIYPAEVENALHGCADVVECAAFGIADALLGQEVCLYVKLVPGSTLGEDDIRRLCGERIARYKCPGPVVLLHTLDDLPELPKGPTRKILRRALREHYEALLQRRQQPEPAIA; this is encoded by the coding sequence ATGAACCACGCCAGCCCCCAAGACCAACTGCAGCAGCTCGGCCGACAGGTGCTGGGTACCGAGGCCTTCGGCCCCGGCGCCTCGATGGCCAGCCTCGGTGCCTGGACCTCGCTCAAGCATGTGCAGCTGCTCGGCCGACTGGCCGAGGCCTTCGACCTCGACATCGAGCTGGAGGAGGCCTACCGCCTCGACAGCTTCGAGCGGCTGCTGCAGTACATCGAGCAGCAGTCCGAGGCCCCCGCCCCGGCGGCGGCGGATGCCGGCGAGTCCACCATCGGTGCGCTGTTCGCCGCCCGCGCGCAGGCCCTGCCCGAGGCGCCCTTCCTGATCTTTCCCAAGGAAGACAGCCGCTACACCTACCGCGGCTTCCACCAGCTGGCCTCGGCCGCTGCCGCACGCCTGTCGTCGCACGGGCTGCGGCGCGGCGAGCGGCTGTGCGTGGTGATGCCCAACGGCCCCGAGTTCCTGGCGCACTACTTCGCGGCCCACCTGCTGGGCCTGGTGCTGGTGCCGATCAATCCGGCGCTGACGGCCGCCGAGCTGGCCTATATCGTGCGCGACAGCGGCGCCCGCCTGGCGCTGTTCGACCGCCAGCTGGCCGCGGCCCGCGAAGCGGCAGCCGGCCTGCTGGACGGGGTCCGGCTGCTGCTGGCCGACGCCACCTCCGGCCACGGCATCGAGGCGCTGCAGGCCGGCGGCGACACCGGGCTGCTGGCCCCCGCTGCCGGCATCGCGGCGGACGACCCGGCCGGCATCCTCTACACCTCGGGCACCACCGGCCATCCCAAGGGCGTGGTGCTGTCGCACCGCAACTTCCTGGCCGATGCCGCGGCGCTCGCCCAGTGGTTCGGCTTCGAGCCCGGTACGCGCACCATGTGCATCCTGCCGATGTTCCACAACAACGGCCAGGTCATCACCCTGCTCAGCCCGCTTCAGGTGGGTGGCAGCTCGGTGATCCTGGAAGGCAGGTCGGCGCTGATGTCGTTCTGGAAGATGATCGATCAGCACCAGGTGCACTGGACCAGCGTGATGCCGGCCTTCCTGTCCACCTTCCTCGAGTTCGGCCTCAAGCGCACCGACCAGTCGCTGCGCGGCATCGTCTGCGGCGGGCAGGTGCTGCTGGAGGAGATGCGCAACCGTTTCGAGGCCCGCTACCAGGTGCCGGTGTTCGAGGGCTACGGTCTCACCGAAACCACCTCCTTCTCGACCATGAACCGCCACCCCGCCGCGTTGCGGCGCAGTGGCTCCATCGGCGTGGCACTGCCCTGCAACGAGATGAAGGTGGTGGACGAGGACGGCCGCACGCTGCCGCCCGGCCAGACCGGCGAGATCCTGATCCGCGGCGGCAACGTGACCCGCGGCTACCACCACCTGCCCGAAGTCACCGAGCGGCGCCTGCAGGACGGCTGGCTGCACACCGGCGACCACGGCTGGCAGGACGCCGAGGGCCACTTCTACTTCGCCACCCGGCTGGACGACCTGATCATCAAGGGCGGCGAGAACATCTACCCCGCCGAGGTCGAGAACGCGCTGCACGGCTGTGCCGACGTGGTCGAGTGCGCCGCCTTCGGCATTGCCGATGCGCTGCTGGGCCAGGAGGTCTGCCTCTATGTCAAGCTCGTGCCCGGCTCGACGCTCGGCGAGGACGACATCCGCCGCTTGTGCGGCGAGCGCATCGCCCGCTACAAGTGCCCCGGGCCGGTGGTGCTGCTGCACACGCTGGATGACCTGCCCGAGCTGCCCAAGGGGCCCACCCGCAAGATCCTGCGGCGCGCGCTGCGCGAGCACTACGAGGCCTTGCTGCAGCGCCGGCAGCAGCCGGAGCCGGCCATCGCCTGA
- a CDS encoding diaminopimelate decarboxylase — translation MPTPEPWWARDDLRYEQGRLMFCGHDVAALAGAFAEPLFLYDARRLRHNVQRLHELLAGLGPPFRLYYAMKANRFRPLLCELRQTPLHGLDVCSPEELREALACGWRPGQLSYTAHGMMPEDAALLAALPEVHVNCDTLGAIRLLGEHSPGRRIGLRINPGIGIGYADSERLSYAGAITTKFGIYREQFTEALALAAQHGLQVRWLHCHAGCGYLDAQLPSFERVLQVVAGFAERVPGLQGVNLGGGLGLPHRPGDAALDLARWRSAVQAQLGGAGLEIAIEPGDFIAKDAGMLVLRVGYDEVKRDQRFVGLNGGFNLAVEPAFYDLPCEPVPCRPRPGPVAPATLAGNINEALDIWAAEVALPPVAPGDFMALLNAGGYASSMSSNHCLRGQFRELLLQPDD, via the coding sequence ATGCCAACCCCCGAGCCCTGGTGGGCCCGTGACGACCTGCGCTACGAGCAGGGCCGCCTGATGTTCTGCGGCCACGACGTCGCCGCGCTGGCCGGCGCCTTCGCCGAGCCGCTGTTCCTGTACGACGCCCGCCGCCTGCGGCACAACGTGCAGCGCCTGCACGAGCTCTTGGCCGGGCTCGGCCCGCCCTTCCGCCTGTACTACGCCATGAAGGCCAACCGCTTCCGGCCGCTGCTGTGCGAGCTGCGGCAGACCCCGCTGCACGGGCTGGACGTGTGCTCGCCGGAGGAGCTGCGCGAGGCCCTGGCCTGCGGCTGGCGGCCCGGGCAGCTGTCCTATACCGCGCACGGGATGATGCCGGAGGACGCCGCCCTGCTGGCTGCATTGCCCGAGGTGCATGTCAACTGCGACACCCTCGGCGCGATCCGCCTGCTGGGCGAGCATTCGCCGGGCCGGCGCATCGGCCTGCGCATCAATCCCGGCATCGGCATTGGCTATGCGGACAGCGAGCGGCTCAGCTATGCCGGTGCCATCACCACCAAGTTCGGCATCTACCGCGAGCAGTTCACCGAGGCGCTGGCGCTGGCCGCACAGCACGGCCTGCAGGTGCGCTGGCTGCACTGCCATGCCGGCTGCGGCTACCTCGACGCGCAGCTGCCGTCCTTCGAGCGGGTGCTGCAGGTGGTGGCCGGCTTCGCCGAGCGGGTGCCGGGCCTGCAGGGCGTCAACCTGGGCGGCGGGCTGGGCCTGCCGCACCGGCCGGGCGACGCCGCGCTGGACCTGGCGCGCTGGCGCTCGGCCGTGCAGGCGCAGCTGGGCGGGGCGGGGCTGGAGATCGCCATCGAGCCCGGCGACTTCATCGCCAAGGACGCCGGCATGCTGGTGCTGCGCGTCGGCTACGACGAGGTCAAGCGTGACCAGCGTTTTGTCGGCCTCAACGGCGGCTTCAACCTGGCGGTGGAGCCGGCCTTCTACGACCTGCCCTGCGAGCCGGTGCCCTGCCGTCCACGGCCGGGGCCGGTGGCGCCCGCCACCCTGGCCGGCAACATCAACGAGGCGCTCGACATCTGGGCCGCCGAGGTGGCGCTGCCGCCGGTGGCGCCTGGCGACTTCATGGCCTTGCTGAATGCGGGCGGCTATGCGTCCTCGATGAGTTCCAACCATTGCCTGCGCGGCCAGTTCCGGGAACTGCTGCTGCAGCCCGACGACTGA